The Chelonia mydas isolate rCheMyd1 chromosome 25, rCheMyd1.pri.v2, whole genome shotgun sequence genome includes the window CACCTTGCTGGGCCTCCTCCCCATCCTTTCCAGCAGTTGGACTGGCTGGTAGCTCTACCAGCCTGGGAGCAAAAGGTCCCACAAGCCAAGGCAGGGGAGCATTCTGCACCACATAGTCCAGCAGCTCGTCCATAGACTGCCGGGCCTTGGCCAccctctcctggctctgggtcaGGATGGCGCTGGACAGGTCTTGGAAGGAATGGGCAGCGGAGAAGGAGGCCTGGAGTTCTTCGACATTGTGACGGAGCTCCTGCACCTTGTCCTGGATGCTGGTGGGGAGGCCTTGGACATTGGACATTAGGTTCAGGCAGGTGGTTTGCAGCTGTTGGGTGATGCCACGGAACATGACCAGTGTCTGAGATTCCACCTGCTAGGGAAGCAAGTACACCCATGAAGGGAAGCTGCTTCCCAGGGCATGTGACGCTCACCCCATCTAACAGGTCACTTTGCAGTAGCCCAGGactcctcccccctgcctccctccatggCAAGATACCTCTGGCTCCACAGCATCAGAGTCCTCTTTCCCCTCAGACTGCCTCCTGCTCCACTGCAGCCACATCTGGTGCAGTTTCTCCTGGCCACCCTGGAGCTTCTGGTCCACACCCTGCTTGACACATTCAATCTGGCAAGGGACAGAGGGAACAGAGACCCCAAAGTCAATATATTTGTGGTCAGCAGCAAAGGAGGAGTCCCCAGGCCTGATCCTCGGCTGGAAGAGGTCACTAGCTCTCCTGAAGTCAGAGGCACTGTGCTGACCTACACCAGCCGAGGGCAGTCCTCGGTCACCTGTGCATGGGCCGTGGATTGTGACCCGAGAAGTACGAACCCATTAGGATTTGCCTTAAGCTCCAGGACAAAGCGACCTGGGAGGTGGCGTGGGGAGATCTGCATTCCTACCAGTTCTATGGTTTGGTGGAGCTGGGACAGAGCCTCTTGGGTGCTCCGCTGGGCATTCCTCAGCTTGCCCAGGGAGTGCTGGTAGGCTCGGTGGCGGAGCTTGGTGGACAGGGACCCCAGGCGCACAAAGTAACTCCGCTGTTGCCTCTGCTGCTCCACGGACGCCATCTCGAAGCCTTCCACAGAGGTGGCCAGCTTAGCTGGAGAGAACAAGAGCAGAAGAAGGGTCAAACCAGCCTGCTGGGCAAAGTCCCATCAGCAGAGCAGGAGATTTCTGCCCAGGgtctgctctgccttcagcagTGAGGGGGGCTGCTCCTCCAGTCATTGACTGGACTCGGGCCAGCATTCTCTCCAGCTCTGACAGTTAAATGGGACTTGCAGGGGACCCAGTCACCGACCCTGGGTCGGGGTTGCAGTGGATTTGACTGTCAGTGGGTCCATGTGATAGAAAGGAGTCGGaggccaccctcccacccccatccctctgggcaGCTACAGTAAGTGCGCTCCCTTTCAGCTCTTCAGTGCTACCGAGCAGCTGACAGTCCAGCtctgcaccatcaccaggaagCTCTGGGCCAATACTGATCCATTGGCCACAGGGATCAAGAACTTCTGTGGTACTGACACCTGAAAGCAGCCAAGAAGGGCCGTTCCCACACTGACCATTCTGGTCTCCACCTGTTAGGTAGGACAGATTGCCAGCAGCGTGTGGGTGAGCTGTGTTCACCGACGGTATCCCCTAGTCCTTGGGCATGGCAGGTTAACTGATCTCTTCCCAAACAGCGAGAATCAACGCTTCCAGTTCAAGGCTAAGAAAGCTCAGGCTACACCCAAGGCCTCCAGCAGAGGCAGACAGGACCCAACATTCAGTTTTGGGTCATGCAACACCCCAGGTGAGTCGCGGGGCAGAGGGACAGGACCTGGGACCCCTGGATCTAGAAGCTGAGCCTCTACCGCCCAAGCTGCAAGAGCCAGAGGTCTGTGAGGCCAAGAGTTGTTGCAGGCTCAGATCTAGTGGCTGGGACACAGAAGCCACCCTAGGCCTGGGTGACAGAAGGTCAGAGTTGAAGCTGATGGTGCTGCTCTTGCAGACAAAGTAGCACACACCTACTCCCCACTCCCTTTGCAAGTCACCTTGAAGATGGGCATTCAGCTAGGCCCGATTCCCTCCTGCATGGTGAGGAGAGGGCCCGAGTAGAGGCTTCcaggcctgcagctgggctctatCCCACTGAACAGACGTTACCTACCGGCCACACTAGCTTGTGGCCTAAACACAGTGGAATGAGAAGGGCTCTTTTCACAGACCCAGTATCCTTTACAATCCCTGCCTCCTGCCAACCCCAGGCTCCCTTTGTTTCCCTGGGAGCACAGGGTGTGCTCAAGCCTGGAGTGACACAGTAAGGTCTCTCCAAATGGCTCCTTGACAGCAGTTCTGCCACTCAGGTCCAAGCTGGGCATAGCTCTGGCTCCTGTTGGGCACAGTTTGTGCCAACGGGCACAACACTTAATAGCTTTTTAGCAATCGGACCATGCATTGCACTAAAGCTGCATTTGCTACTGCCCTTGGATCTGCTTTTCAGCTGAGTTTAGACTCCTGCTATTAAGAGCAAGTCTGTTTCACAGCCCTCCAGTGCAATTCCACTTGAAGCAACCCCATTTTACTCAGCATGTGTATCCGAGTCAGAAAACTGGAGACAAgtgttctccattcctctggttCATGCTTCAAAGCCCATCCAGCTCTGTGGCAAGGAACTGGATTCTCTTCCAAGCCAGGCATCAGAATTATTAAGTCCCAACCCAGAcagtcttctattcattgaactttttgaatctttgcacttgagaggtaagggattgactgtaTACAAATTCGCAGAGGGACaacagggttgaggtctgttatttctcacctccatttaagaacatttttgctgttaacaagtatgttatctctggagacaaatccacagttttgagaactgcaaaactaagcatctctgatggtatcctCTAGACTGAGccccactgggtagatagaaagattaacctaaataatctctACGGAAGCTCTCAGAACCCTAGAAGATGgctccctaatccatgaactattggaactcatttacaaaatgtttcttaagcattacatgaatatattgtctcatctacagaattaattaataaatccctattccatgaggagatatttgagctataatgtatctttagattgctttttgaggaaaaacctttttaatcaaagaaatccattttgattctttttttaaatccaccgGGCACATGTCCATCATTCCATGCCGGGGGCAGAGAGTCAGACCTTAGCTTTGGTTACAGTGTGGATAATGGCCTTGTTCCTAGCAAGTCATGCTAGGCTAGTGGCCTGCACAAGAGGCAGGCCCCTTTACTAGCCCTCTCCCCCAGGGTCACAGGAAGAGTGCTGGTGTTGAAGGCGAGACTGCCAAAATGGGCCCCACCTAGACCAGCACAAGGCCAACAGCCACCTTAGCTTATGGCACCTTCTTGGCATCTctctgctgcagccacagagccagcgTAAGACTTAAGGCCACCTACTCCTAGAGGAGGAATACATGTGGTAATCCTAGGAGTACAGAGTCAGCTGGGGTTGTGTTTCTGATCATTAGAGCAGGTAAGTTACGGATTTTTGCTGGGTTCCTGGCAGTTCTGAACAATTGAAGTGTCTGTGCCAAACCAAACCTGAAATTTTTTGGTGACTCAAGAAAGtttgagtggggatttgaacttgggatTCCCACATACCAAACGAGTGTCCTATCACCAGGCTCAGGGGGCAGCACCACCAACACCCTCCAGCCACTTTGTGACTGGCCAAAATTACTCCGGTTACGTTCAGAGCtagttttgggttgaccaaaactgcattttaggTCAAACCATTAGGCTGGAAGTTTTCCGCCAGCTCTATTCAGCATACACTGACCTAGTTCTTGATCCGTCATGGGGAGGTAATGATCCACCAGCTCTTCTGATTTCCCCAACATGGCATCCACTCCGGTCACCACCATCTGGCCCACTCTGGACCCAATGACTGTGTTCACGCTGCTGGTCACCACTGATCTGGTCATCTCCATGCTATCCTGGACAGCTCCTTTGGCCATGTCCACCACCCCTGTCACCGCACCCTTTGCTCCACTGACAGTGCTGGAGATGGCCTCTCTAGCACCAGTCACGGTAGAAGACACCAGCTCCTTGGTGTCAGCCACAACCTAGGATTGAGTGAAGTGTCCAGTGGCAAAGGTTAGTATTAAGCCAGCAGAGGTGAGGCAGCACTGGTTAATCTTAGGACTACTTTGCCTTCTCCAAATAAATAGGCACCATTCACCCAGATAAGAGCCTGGAGCCTACAGAGGTATCAGTCACTAGGCTTTCATCTCCACCTGGGATGAGTTTTGCTGGTTATTAGCTAGCTCACTGCCCAGCCAACTGGCCTGTGCAAAGAAGTTCCTAGATCCAGGGAGGAGAAGTCAAGCCTTTTCCTGGCTGGCCCCCACCCCTTATCCCCCTGCTGTCATAGCTCTGGACTGGTCTGCCCAGGGAGTGGAGACCCCTTATTTCACATCCCTAGTTCTCCAAGCAGAGGTGCTCACCTTTTCAGTTGGCTGTTGAAGAATTGGCAGCTTCTCCTCCAGTTTATCCAGCCCCTTGCATGCGTACTCATTCACCGTCGCAACTAGACAGAGAGAGTTTGGTTACTTTGTCCCCTCAGCTACCAGGGGCAGCAGAGTAGGTTGCTGAAGGAGACAGATTTCGAGGGGCACCACCAAGCAGTGCCAGGTTTGAGGAGGGGAGGCCGCAGGGCTGCCAAGGAAAGCCCTGGCGAGTCCAAGTTTGGGAAGAGTTCTAGATCATGGCCACTCGGAACAGGCCCCGAGATCAGAGCTGGGTCAGCTCTAGCTCTGTAGAGGGGTGACATCTTGCCAGCTGCACTCTTGAGGCAGCCATTAGGACTGTATTAGGACCCTCCATTTCTCAGGTTACCCAAAGCCTGACAGTTACCCCAAAAGCCAAGAGATGCAATCAGCCTCTGGTAGGAAGCCAACACcactgccatgccctcgctcacCAGTATTCCTTTGTCCTCTCCAAGGAGGATTCAGCATGTGGGACTAGGGACACCACTGTCTTCACACCGAGATGGCCTCAGCCACAGCTGCCCTATTGAGGTCAGGGTGTCTGCAGCAGCTCTTAAGAGCTACTGCTGGAGGAGAGCAGGGATGGAGCCCCTTTGCTGAGCTTAGCAGCAAGCTGGTAGGGATTGGACACTGGTGTGCTGCATGGATAATTAGCAGCTGCCGTTGTAGCTGGTACATGAGGGACCAGCCTATGGCTGACCTGATCAGCACCATGAGCCCCTGTCTCTGGTATGGTATCACCAAGTAACAACTGCTGCcttggaacataagaatggccatactgggtcagaccaaagggccatctagcccagtatctggtcttctgacagtagccaatgccaggtgcctctgaaggaaggaacagagcagggaatcaagtgatccatccttgtcacccattcccagccgaatagccactgatggacctacctctgtgaacttatctagttcttttttgaaccctgttatagtcttggccttcacaacatcccctggcaaggagttccacaggtt containing:
- the LOC102938947 gene encoding perilipin-3 isoform X1, yielding MSSEENAATHTSPQSEEPEQHQWNVVSRVANLPLVSSTYDMVSTAYTSTKENHPYIKSVCDVAEKGVKTITAVAVGGAQPILAKLEPQIATVNEYACKGLDKLEEKLPILQQPTEKVVADTKELVSSTVTGAREAISSTVSGAKGAVTGVVDMAKGAVQDSMEMTRSVVTSSVNTVIGSRVGQMVVTGVDAMLGKSEELVDHYLPMTDQELAKLATSVEGFEMASVEQQRQQRSYFVRLGSLSTKLRHRAYQHSLGKLRNAQRSTQEALSQLHQTIELIECVKQGVDQKLQGGQEKLHQMWLQWSRRQSEGKEDSDAVEPEQVESQTLVMFRGITQQLQTTCLNLMSNVQGLPTSIQDKVQELRHNVEELQASFSAAHSFQDLSSAILTQSQERVAKARQSMDELLDYVVQNAPLPWLVGPFAPRLVELPASPTAGKDGEEAQQGENEKVDSTTQQASVPKEDA
- the LOC102938947 gene encoding perilipin-3 isoform X3 codes for the protein MSSEENAATHTSPQSEEPEQHQWNVVSRVANLPLVSSTYDMVSTAYTSTKENHPYIKSVCDVAEKGVKTITAVAVGGAQPILAKLEPQIATVNEYACKGLDKLEEKLPILQQPTEKVVADTKELVSSTVTGAREAISSTVSGAKGAVTGVVDMAKGAVQDSMEMTRSVVTSSVNTVIGSRVGQMVVTGVDAMLGKSEELVDHYLPMTDQELAKLATSVEGFEMASVEQQRQQRSYFVRLGSLSTKLRHRAYQHSLGKLRNAQRSTQEALSQLHQTIELQVESQTLVMFRGITQQLQTTCLNLMSNVQGLPTSIQDKVQELRHNVEELQASFSAAHSFQDLSSAILTQSQERVAKARQSMDELLDYVVQNAPLPWLVGPFAPRLVELPASPTAGKDGEEAQQGENEKVDSTTQQASVPKEDA
- the LOC102938947 gene encoding perilipin-3 isoform X2; translated protein: MSSEENAATHTSPQSEEPEQHQWNVVSRVANLPLVSSTYDMVSTAYTSTKENHPYIKSVCDVAEKGVKTITAVAVGGAQPILAKLEPQIATVNEYACKGLDKLEEKLPILQQPTEKVVADTKELVSSTVTGAREAISSTVSGAKGAVTGVVDMAKGAVQDSMEMTRSVVTSSVNTVIGSRVGQMVVTGVDAMLGKSEELVDHYLPMTDQELAKLATSVEGFEMASVEQQRQQRSYFVRLGSLSTKLRHRAYQHSLGKLRNAQRSTQEALSQLHQTIELIECVKQGVDQKLQGGQEKLHQMWLQWSRRQSEGKEDSDAVEPEVESQTLVMFRGITQQLQTTCLNLMSNVQGLPTSIQDKVQELRHNVEELQASFSAAHSFQDLSSAILTQSQERVAKARQSMDELLDYVVQNAPLPWLVGPFAPRLVELPASPTAGKDGEEAQQGENEKVDSTTQQASVPKEDA